A single region of the Nicotiana sylvestris chromosome 6, ASM39365v2, whole genome shotgun sequence genome encodes:
- the LOC104233393 gene encoding protein DMP7-like — MEATNKLGTENVVASENQLEIPLLEDELIVEKPKKTPAQKVIRKTFKKTAILANLLPSGSVLAFQILSPVITHEGQCHSSISHSMTLGLLAFCAISCFFLNFTDSFRDERGKVRYGLATFRGLWIIDGSNIIIPPEEATKYKLRFLDVFHALLSILVFGAVAAFDQNVIKCLYPSPSPETQEVLAILPMAVGVICTLLFVAFPTTRHGIGFPLSRR, encoded by the coding sequence ATGGAGGCCACAAACAAATTAGGAACAGAAAATGTTGTAGCATCTGAAAACCAATTGGAAATACCCTTATTAGAAGATgaactaattgttgaaaaaccaaAGAAAACACCAGCACAAAAGGTCATTAGAAAAACATTCAAGAAAACAGCCATTTTAGCCAATCTTTTACCCTCAGGTTCTGTTCTTGCATTCCAAATTTTATCACCAGTTATAACACATGAAGGCCAATGTCATTCCTCAATTAGCCATTCTATGACATTAGGCCTTTTAGCCTTTTGTGCAATCTCTtgttttttccttaattttacGGACAGTTTTCGCGACGAAAGGGGAAAGGTTCGTTATGGATTGGCCACATTCAGAGGTTTATGGATTATTGATGGATCAAATATTATCATTCCTCCTGAGGAAGCAACAAAATATAAGTTGAGATTTTTGGATGTGTTTCATGCCTTGTTATCTATACTTGTTTTTGGTGCTGTCGCGGCGTTTGATCAAAATGTGATCAAATGTTTGTATCCTTCTCCATCACCAGAAACTCAAGAGGTTCTTGCAATTCTGCCTATGGCTGTTGGCGTAATTTGCACATTGCTGTTTGTTGCATTCCCTACAACTCGCCATGGAATTGGCTTTCCTCTTTCACGTCGTTAG